In Vigna angularis cultivar LongXiaoDou No.4 chromosome 8, ASM1680809v1, whole genome shotgun sequence, the DNA window AAAGAAGATTCGCTTAGGCGAGAACTGAATTTGAAATGAAGGTGCTCACTGGAATagtttcgcttaagctaaaactaAATCGCTTGGGCGAGATTTAGGCTAAAAATTGGGGTACCCACTAGAACAAGTTCGCTTAAGCGAAACTATTGTAGCTTGGGTGAAACATTTCTACTGCAAATCTAGCTTAAGCGAAAtaattttagcttaagcgaaacatgtttagcttaagcgaaaatgttTTAGCTTAAGCTAAAATCTGATATGGTGCCCCCAATACTGGTTCTGcacatttgtttttgttgattgattttgagttttctcttgctttgcactctttcacacacttcttttgatgtgtttttaaacctttttgtgttgttgtacctttgggaagcttaattttaaGACTTCCCTCTATGTTCATGTacttttatctttgtttgttttgactttcattgttttgtttctttgctttcttttgcacATTTCTTTTAGTATGTTTTTGGACCTTTCTCTTTAATTGTTGACTATGAGATGCTAATTttactttgagctttcttgttacaggataagatcttccttaggaattaaagagttcAAAACCACCATTGGTCAACCTTTGAGGCATGCTTGAGCTGAGAAAcatatgacttgaagattttgctgctcgtgtagcatggcctgggggccaggcccctactgatgggggaggtggagcagttgcggagtataagctactggaggaggaagatgttacatatgaaaagtgaagctagtgttcTACACTgttggagctgcaaagagtccattttgatcggtttttcaattttaatttccagttcttatttactttcagtttttgtgtttttgatttctttttgacttgcctagtGGATAATTCTTTTGCAATTGGTTTGGTGATTCGAGTGAATCAtatgttatgcttgaattgaatacaaatcttttgtgcttgctctttatctatgaaaatttctttgaaaatttaattgagattatgtggttaaGTTTGTTGAATAGAggttgtggttgcttgtatatgtttagatggatgcttggttttaattgtgatcaatattcttggcatgatgtttatcaaactttggaaccctgagtaaacctgtgagatgttgtgcccaGAGTTTATTGTTGAGTGCTAtcactttggaatcacagttgattttgcctgagtttctctatttgaactattttcttgcttgttacaaatgatcaaggccatcttgttcttcaacctcttctacatttttgagcctaaaagccaatgcaaAACACTTGAACCTTGAAGAAAAACTTTCTCACCCCTggaaccttaagcttattgaaaaatcctttacctccttaccttgagttgagatgaacatatatgttaggataaggagaatggtttaagtttgggggagtttttgaaataagggagcattgagaaaatagcaaaatgagtcaaaaagaaagaaaaagaagaaagaagaagaagagaaagaaaaatgaattcattgaaaaagaattgggaaataagttgagaagtggtttatccaattgtgaagcaaagagagagactaatgttatatcatgaagtaaattgttttatctcttagctcaaggtgctttgttgtccagaaaaactaatttttcttcttagcccagccacattacaagccttaaaaagtccttgtgatgctaacttgcttgtgaatgtgtttgatattgtgaAACGAACGGCAAATTTAATTTGTGTAACACTGTGatagttgagagttagacacacatccttatacaccattgtgcttgagtgaaacactttccttggtgaagGATGGTTCCATGCATTCAATGAAAACATCTTGCCacgtttgttgatctatcaattacatctatcttgtgattttaaattgtgagcaccatgattgaagtttagcttgctaaggcCATTTTATCTCTTGAATGTAATTTccaagttgagcaagcatgattgattttgtttatttgattgaaactatgcttgagttgctagactatcgtgattgaattgtttactacgtgaagtacttttgcttgaggacaagcaaagttgtaagtttgggggagtttgataatgctaattcttaccattatctaagcatcattttagtagcaaaatcaactcttctttagcttattacttgcttaaatcctctcttttatttagttttagtatttatctatattttgggctacattacgtaaataatactctaatcccttgttttctttgatttattttgatgttaggaagatcctccattacattgaagagcctcggcgatccaggaagtcattgatttaacagtcattttcgcttaagcgagaataatttagcttaagcgagaatgactatcttcttcaagaagaattctcgcttaagcgagaataatttagcttaagcgagaattcgggcagtatatatactcacgaggcagaaagaaaaatggtctttgattctttggaggcgcgatttcacgtctggagctcatggagggcgcgaggagcttgtgggaacatctcctcctcttcctttgggtctccttcttcttccatcttccatgtttgtaagctttagggttctccatggattcatcttgttagggttagatgtagcctatgaactcttgtgtaatgaatgattgtttcgtatttataaatgcattttctatctattactagtattcttgtttccgatcttaaagcttgcaggtaatggggacgttcatgacttgattttagggtttcattgagccagggatgggatatgaaatcttgaactgaaacaagagtccttgtgggtcattgagccagggatgggatatgattcacatgttgtcttagatcctagttcttaatgcgggtttgcttgttagattgtccaagggattggagtttgataaggaaaacctaggctctttcacctaagggattagggctagagtgttttagtggattgactttagtaaattgatagagaggagatgaaattggttatacacaagagtgcattggtgaaaactaaccttaacaatgtcatttcataccatttctagtcttttccattcccaagtgccttcaataccaaagtccaaccttgtaattacttgtgaatttatctttttgcacatattcttaaatgatgagttgttcttgagtctatatgagttgttaatcgcacaattttctagtattacgagtctcttgggaaaacgatacctggtcttaccacggtttattacttgaacgatttggtgcacttgccaaagagtttaACAAGTACACCGCCTACTGATATGACAGAACATCGGTAAATATGCATTGGGTTCGTTAATGGATGTCATTTCGTACAGGTAAAGTTCCAATTCTTTTCTCCTATTATTACTTATAATTCATTTACTAATATTAGCTTTGCAGGTTCACTTACAAGATGGTTGTCCATTACCCACGGTGGACATTATTTCCTCTACCCATTGTTACCCAAAGGCTCAAGCTTGGTCTTCGTTTTACACACATAGGATGCAATCATTTATCGAATTAATGGGAGTTAGTACGACTTATATAGATCTGGAAGACAACTGAAAAAAGGTTTGTCatgtattaatttaatttttcaattgtaAGGTGTTTATAATCATTCTTTCaattgtaagtcatttataaccattatttcattttttttttcgtattaAGTCAATTATTAACATCATGGCTCGTTATCTAATACCAAAACTTTGCATCATAAATGATGAATActcaaactataaaaaataaataaccttAAAATATACAAGAAGTTtgtgtaaataaattataaatactcaaagtataaaaaaaatgacataaatTTTCATTACAAACTAAAACCATATAACATGTAAGGTGTGTCAAGAAAAAGATACTTGTCCATGCACATTACGACCGCCTTTACTGCTATTGCTGGTTGTATGCTCGTCAACTGACCTACGAGCAACCTGGAGGGCCTCATTAGTATGATGCCACGCTACAGTACCCTCTGTGACGTTCCTACACGATATCATGCTCTGTAGGATCCTGATGACACGCCtcataaaaccctaaaattacGATAACTTTAAACAAAAGTAAACCATGATTAAGAATATCTTGTAATAcataaaaattttgtttcatcACATACCAACCATCCAGGATCGGGCGACCTACGACGAACTGGCTACGGGAACTCATCGGGGATGTGTCGCCTCATGCGCGGGGCAAGACTAAGGCGGTCCTCGTCAGGGGCTAGAATGATGTAGGGATGTGATACCCTCCTATACCACTAAAGGTATCCCACAACACACACAAATGGATCATCGTCAGGGGCTGGAATCACGTCAGTAATAGCATGCTCAACATACCGTAGCCAATAGTGATCAATACCAGGAATGTCTGGCATCGGAAGAGTCTCAGGGCTACGTGGTATGATTTGCTGAAAACCAAACTACCTTAACACACGTTCAGGCAGATGTCGGTGAACCATGTTACCTAGTCGGATCCACCCAGAAAACATGCATATGGCCATGAATGGGCAAATAAGCCTATGTGCAATGAATGGACACCAAATGAATGCATCATAAGTGAGTCCATCTAGATATGTCCGCCCCTCTGTCAAACTCCAACCTTGCCTAGGAGGTATGAACCTTGCAACACGAGGATCAATTTCGTTGTACCTCCTTGAGACTTGCTTCCTTCCCATTATAGGAAAGTGCTCATATATCCAACTTTACAAAAACATTACTCAAATTGTGTTATACATTCCTAACATTCTCAAAACATATGAAAACAAATTTGCGTAACTAAGTTTTACCTATAGAAGAGTGGAATATCCAACTATTTGTCTGATATCACTAAAGCTAGCATCTCCAAGTTGCTCGTATGTATGAGCTAGTGTCGCTGCTCCCCAAGCATATCTCCCATAGGCAGCCAAGTCTCTAAAGAGAAGTAGGTACGATACTCTGATGAGCATGCCACTCttatttgtaaatattgtgCATCCAACCAGATGCAACAAGTAGGCACGAGTAGCGCACTCCCAAAGCTCCTGGTCACAACACTCCTGGTAGACGTCCCTCAACCAGCTTAGCCTGACTTTTGGACCGCGTGTGTGGGTCATCTCTGTTGTAGCTTTGGCGCGATCCACGCCCAACAAATCCATAATATGAGATCGAGCCTCCTCATACTCTAAGTCCTCGACCTCACAAAACTAACTCATAATAAGTAGGTGGAGGAGATTGTGGACGGCATCTACTGTAACCAACATCTCACCTACCGGGAGGTTGAAACTATTTGTCTCCAAATGCCACCTCTCTGCAAGGGCCACGATTAATCCATGATCGACATACTCATATGATAAGTTGACTAATGAACTCAAGCCCGACATGGTGTTAAAAGGCTCAATAGCCTCATGATACATTCCAAagtgttttagttttttatcaTGGGAGATCACCTTCATCTCCCATCGATCCtaaaaatcaacacaaaattatataacaaaaataaaattaaccaaCTAAGGACAAATTCTGATATAGGTTTTGTGCTAACTCGGCCTTACCATATGGCAAATGCAACATGGTCGATGTAGTGAGTAAGCAAGAAGGTGTCGTGTGGACCTCCTAGGAATccaccttcttcatcttcttcttcacaaACATCCTCTTGCTGAACATCCTCGTGTTCAACATAATCGTCCTCAACATAACCGTGTTGAATACCCCTGTCATGCTGCTCATGCTCCTCAATCACGTCCACATGACTTTCTTGAACGCGTCTTCTACGAGTAAATGTCGTAGGTCTTCTCCTTTTAGAATGTGACAGAGATGAAGACTCACCACGAGAAGAAAAAGTCTCACCATGATAAGATGATCCATCTCTGGTTCTAACCATCTCTGTCCACCAAATctattgataataaattatatgaaaaaaatataaaaattaataataaagtaatattaaataacaaatcaATAAAAGTATTACAGATTGAATAgcaaacaaatacaaaaatataaataaataattattacataataataaatatttaaataattatcaattctaaaaaaacattacaaattaaaaaaaaaatagtgaacaaataatatatatatataattacataatatatcatatttcaattaataataaatagaataaaacattacatattacaaaataaataaacaaatcgataaaatatataaactcttaaaaactttaaataattacaaaataaattatacgtcaataaataacaaatataaaacatattacaaattcaaaataaaaaagttcaaataaaataattacataatatataatatttaaatacatacaaataaatatattacaaattattcttttcaaacatattaaaaaaattaaaataaataattaaaaaaattaaaataaatattaaaattaataaaaccaattattaataaaatcaataaaaccaataattaataaaatcaataaaatatataaataaaattggaaattaaaatttaaataacaaacaaacaaattttcttaaaaaagtttaaataattaattaatgaacaatacgtaaataaatttaaagtaagACACGaattacaaattcaaaataataatttaataaaaaaacaattacataatatataatttttaattaaataataaatacaatcaaACATTAcacattcaaaaatatataaacaaatcaataactaaaaaaatacagaaaacaataacttaaaaaattaatacttaattaaataaattatagaaaatatattacaaattaatatttaaataagaaacaaataaaatacttttaaaaactttaaataatacataataaataacacgtacataaataacaaatattaaacatattacaaattcaaaattaaaaagttcaaaaaataaatacataatatataatatttaaatagacacaaataaatatataacaaattattcatttcaaacatattataaataaaaaataaaatcattacttaataaataattaataaaatcaacaaaaccGATAAAACCATTAAttgataaaatcaataaaatatataaataacaaacaagCAAAAAAGTTCTAAcaactttaaataaatcaataataaacaatacgttaattaattttaaatattacacaaattacaaattcaaaataacgaatttaataacaaaagtaaaataattacataatatataatatttaaataaacacaaacaaatatatatcaatttatttatttcaaacatattttaaaatattacaatatattaatacatgataaaacttaaaaacaaaacaaatcaaaatccaaatcaatattaaaataacaaaaacaaaaaaatacatatgCGCATCTCAAACTGCGACAGAGGCTTATCTGTCGTTGGAAATGCGATAACCGACGTTGGAACGCCAATAACACCTTAACCGTAATTCGAATTTCAGTTAAGGCTTTCGAGCTTCAATTCACGCCCTTCAACGACAAATCCAACCATTTTTAATCcatttcaacaatttttaatcCTATTTCTAAGTTCAGTCATATAGTTCAATCTAATTTATACTGCAatctatatatacatacaaCAACAGAAACGATAATGGATAGAGAATCAAATACTAACTTGCACAAATCAAAGCCATGGAGAGGAGGAAGTCCAACACCACCACACCACCGAAGGCCACACGACAACCGAAACAAACACAGGACAGATGACCGCGACCCACAAAAAGATGGTGAGGGACTTCGAAATGTAGAGACGGAATTCTCAGTGGAGGCCACGACAGAATCCCACGATAACATGCAATCATAGAGGAGGATGAGTGAtgttttgagtggatttgagatgATTTAAAGATAACTTTTTTGTcgtttttttaatgaatttagaggtaaatgagagtgaattttaaaataaaatttgtaaaaattaatgtaaaattatattgatgtgacaaattttaaaaaaaatattttcaaattcactctcatttatctCTAAATTCGCTAAAAAaacgataaaaaaattatcttcaaattcttataaatccgttccctcaaatccattcgGACTAAGATTCTTTTTGAAGGTGCCAGAGGAGTTTTTTGGGTGTAGGGTTTTCATTTTTAGATACCAAGCACGGCCAAAGATTCTTTGAAGTGCACTGCTTTTGCAAATTTTTAGAAGGTTATTAAAGTAAATTTGGGGTGGAGGATGACGTTATGGAGACGCAGGGGAAGAGCTCCAAAATAAGTATACTTAGTTTACTTTTTTtgcattattaaaataaatatttttatacttccaTATTTATATGTGTTCTTACTTTGTGCAATAGACATGCTATATAGTACtgttcaataaaatttattactttttttcattttggaaCAGTTCAAACATATAACATGATCACTAATATTCAGAGTTTGATactatgattattatttataatgaaatattactacattatcattaaatttattattatatttttaaagtaagtattaatctaataataatataagtttatGATTTGTGTTGATAAATacaattgatattttctaaAGAATATTCATTCAATAATTACTCATACTCATTActagatttataattttaatttttttattgacttgAATATCATAAAGTCTTTTTTAGATGTATATTTTCTTCTGAACaacaaagaaaatcaatttcaaCCACTATTATTAAAATCTTCCCACATTTCCATAGTTTCACGCTAAGATAATTGGTAAGATTAGTATGACAAAAGTTTTAGTTGATATTGTGTATTTTATCCAAACTTTACTATTTTCTGCTAATTCCTCTTAAATATAGATCTACATTAAAAATTCTTACCGATAGAAGACGATTTCTTCTATAATTTCTTTGCATTGCATGATCAGAAACTCAACTATTAAGATATGTAGCCTAAAATGATTCATTCGcgataatgaaaaatataaacaaagttaTATACACTTTTTCATAAACGAGAAAGAGTTTCCTTTTGGAAAATgagttgatttaaaaaaaaatgtttcaagaaGTTGAAAACAATTAACGATTGTTTtcacaaattattttcttaGATGTACAGAGAAAAAACTAGCACCCCGACAATGTAAACAGAATCCGTGCTAATATCTTAGTCTTGATTCAAACATTCTCAGCGTAATTATTGCTACTGCATTATATTCATCATTTGCTTTTTGAAGGCAGCCATTAGTGGAAATAAACTAGATAAGCTATAAATTTGTGTTTTACATGCCGAAAGAAATAACCGACCGCGTAAAgagaataaatgaatatttagaAAGTTCAACGCAAAATTCCACAGATATTATGTtggtaaatataaattacttgttaaaaaaaaattacttggTAAAGTGGGgtgatttattattataagaggCTCATATGACAAGTTGTGCTGGGCTTATATGACAAGTTGTGCTTATATGACAAGTTGTGCTTATATGACATACTtggtaaatataaattattataattaataaaagaattaaaactgGGCTTATATGACAAGTTGTgctgaaaattttaattagtgaGTCCATGAAAATACGAAGAACAAcatcattttgaattttttttttattttgctctAATTTCCTCTTCAACTTATCATTCTTCTTTCTTAGATTCAATACAACCTTTTTAATACACACTTCAACTTTTTCACTTTTCCTTTGTAAGCTTCCTTCAACTTCATAACGTCCTTCATCAATCCATTCAAAGCAGTTACAACTTGtattaaattacaattattcgcaaatacaaacttcatcacaaCAAGTAAAGCATTTTATTCTCACTTACTGCCTAATTTCTACATCTAT includes these proteins:
- the LOC108344236 gene encoding uncharacterized protein LOC108344236, with product MVRTRDGSSYHGETFSSRGESSSLSHSKRRRPTTFTRRRRVQESHVDVIEEHEQHDRGIQHGYVEDDYVEHEDVQQEDVCEEEDEEGGFLGGPHDTFLLTHYIDHVAFAIWIDGR